The DNA segment AGGGATCTGGGGATCTCCCCGGTCTCTGCAAAACTCAGCAGGGCTTCCTGGGCCAGTTCAAAAGGGACCGTCAACCTCAGGTCGATTTCGCTGAGGTGACCATCTTCGATGAAAGCCAGGCACTTCCCTGGCCTTGTGTTTCCAGCGTGCACATCATCTGCCACATGGCAGAAATGACCGTTTTCGGGTTTGAAGACCAGATAGCTGCGGTCTGCACCCACCAGGATGCTCATCACACCACTGTTGTCAATCCGCAGTTCGACAGAAAGGGGTACACCCTGATGTCTGGCAGCCTTTCTGGCCTGTTCTATGGCCTGCATGAGATCGGCGCGGGATGTCACCTGCAATGCCTGGGCAATACCCTGCCAGACCACCGTTCCAACTGGAGTCATACATCACCTCCCACCCTCTGCGAGATGC comes from the Deinococcus cellulosilyticus NBRC 106333 = KACC 11606 genome and includes:
- a CDS encoding Imm1 family immunity protein yields the protein MTPVGTVVWQGIAQALQVTSRADLMQAIEQARKAARHQGVPLSVELRIDNSGVMSILVGADRSYLVFKPENGHFCHVADDVHAGNTRPGKCLAFIEDGHLSEIDLRLTVPFELAQEALLSFAETGEIPRSLPWMSA